Proteins from a genomic interval of Paenibacillus sp. RC334:
- a CDS encoding ArsR family transcriptional regulator produces MTYDVKAPYDVHMGFGPVFELLSSLHTFICRKAYKKTDLSSAWAEQVRDKLSPDLSGLLGSMEINADWKVIYGIVCMLSDEGGIDEVVDRLESRTALELNEQALAYGIPLLDDMEKLRSLALRLLSGWYEEYFRYADANILIGLGQEAEQRNKEKGTYSTMEWVDRITNGFRFEPSDGLTRVLLVPQYHFQPLNIIYRFGSLLLCHYSAGIYFQEDDFLSPQEYRMIRSLGEKSRLKILKYLYQSQTPRTFIEIVRHLQLSKGITHDHIFKLRASGFIHAHFDGETLLGYSARLSAVNEMHSSILGYMERN; encoded by the coding sequence ATGACCTACGACGTGAAAGCCCCTTACGATGTACATATGGGATTTGGACCGGTGTTTGAACTGCTGAGCAGTTTGCATACCTTTATTTGCCGCAAGGCATACAAGAAGACGGATTTGTCATCCGCGTGGGCCGAGCAGGTGCGTGACAAGCTGTCTCCAGATCTGTCCGGGCTGCTGGGATCTATGGAAATCAATGCAGATTGGAAGGTCATATACGGGATCGTCTGTATGCTTTCCGATGAAGGGGGCATTGACGAGGTTGTAGATCGTCTGGAGAGCCGGACAGCGCTGGAGCTAAATGAACAGGCATTAGCCTACGGTATTCCGTTGCTTGACGATATGGAGAAGCTTCGCAGTCTTGCTTTACGGTTGCTATCTGGTTGGTATGAGGAATACTTTCGCTATGCGGACGCTAACATTCTGATTGGGCTGGGACAGGAAGCCGAGCAGAGAAATAAGGAGAAGGGTACCTATAGCACTATGGAATGGGTGGATCGTATAACCAATGGCTTCCGGTTTGAGCCTTCCGATGGGCTGACGCGGGTACTGCTGGTACCGCAATACCATTTTCAGCCGCTTAATATCATTTATCGGTTTGGATCGCTTCTGTTGTGTCATTATTCGGCGGGAATTTATTTTCAGGAAGACGACTTTTTATCCCCACAGGAATACCGGATGATCCGGAGCTTGGGGGAGAAAAGCAGGCTTAAGATTTTAAAATATTTGTACCAAAGCCAGACACCGCGCACCTTTATTGAAATTGTCCGTCACCTTCAGCTATCGAAGGGCATCACGCACGATCATATTTTCAAGCTTCGTGCCTCTGGTTTCATCCATGCTCATTTTGATGGCGAAACATTGCTCGGTTACAGCGCACGGCTTTCGGCTGTGAATGAAATGCATAGCAGCATCCTTGGCTATATGGAGCGTAATTAA
- a CDS encoding ABC transporter permease subunit: MSLFTERGFGRTLFNSFFTAMAEMLFGLLVGSMAAFAFAFFQFRGENAMFVLVLITFMIPFEMIAIPLYSLVDQLGWMDSYTAIIVPGIENGLVIFLYRQFFMELSPSLTEAARLDGASWFRIYTKIIMPLCKPVTLSAGLSGSGLKE, from the coding sequence GTGAGCCTGTTTACCGAAAGAGGGTTTGGGCGAACGCTGTTTAACAGCTTCTTTACCGCAATGGCCGAGATGCTATTCGGGTTACTAGTAGGCTCGATGGCAGCCTTTGCCTTTGCTTTCTTCCAGTTTAGAGGGGAAAATGCAATGTTTGTGCTGGTGCTCATCACGTTTATGATTCCGTTCGAAATGATTGCCATTCCCCTATACAGTCTGGTGGATCAACTGGGCTGGATGGACTCCTATACCGCCATCATCGTACCGGGGATTGAGAACGGATTGGTTATTTTTCTGTACAGGCAGTTTTTTATGGAGCTGTCTCCTTCGCTAACGGAAGCGGCCCGTCTGGATGGAGCCTCCTGGTTCCGCATTTATACGAAGATCATTATGCCGCTCTGCAAGCCTGTCACGCTCAGTGCAGGGCTGTCAGGCAGCGGCTTGAAGGAATGA
- a CDS encoding ABC transporter permease — protein sequence MSSFLTKRLTYMIIILLAASMMIFFLYAMTPGDFISGDLKLSPERKAELREIYGLNKPILERYGSWLWNALHGNFGYSLAQQKPVLTLFNEYIWNSFLLAIVSTFLTWVIAVIIGVVAAYKQYSWFDTLVMVVIFAAMSVPSFFIGLYLIKVAAVDLKWLPPGGMLNTGSNATGMEYVKEVLQHMILPVTVMTLLGLGSLTRYFRSNMIDVIQQDYIRTARAKGLKERKVLFTHALRNALLPAITLIGFELPALFGGSLIIEKIFNWPGIGQLYMLSFSLRDYPLLMGFTMLIAILSVIGTLLSDILYRIADPRVKV from the coding sequence ATGAGTTCGTTTTTAACGAAAAGACTGACGTATATGATCATTATTTTATTGGCCGCTTCGATGATGATTTTTTTTCTGTACGCCATGACACCGGGGGATTTCATCAGCGGCGATCTCAAGCTGTCGCCAGAGAGGAAGGCGGAGCTGAGGGAAATATACGGACTGAACAAGCCCATTCTGGAACGCTACGGAAGCTGGCTGTGGAATGCGCTGCATGGCAATTTTGGTTATTCACTTGCCCAGCAAAAGCCAGTGCTGACCTTGTTTAATGAATATATCTGGAACTCGTTTTTACTAGCGATTGTATCGACCTTCCTGACGTGGGTGATTGCTGTCATTATTGGTGTGGTTGCTGCTTATAAGCAGTATTCGTGGTTCGATACCCTCGTCATGGTGGTGATTTTTGCCGCGATGTCTGTTCCATCTTTTTTTATCGGGCTGTATCTGATCAAAGTTGCAGCAGTCGATCTCAAATGGCTGCCACCGGGCGGCATGCTCAATACGGGCAGTAACGCTACGGGTATGGAGTATGTGAAGGAGGTCCTTCAGCATATGATCCTGCCAGTGACCGTCATGACGCTGCTGGGACTGGGTTCACTGACCCGTTACTTCCGCAGCAATATGATCGACGTGATCCAGCAGGACTATATCCGTACGGCCCGCGCGAAGGGCTTAAAGGAAAGAAAGGTACTCTTTACGCACGCTTTGAGAAATGCGTTGCTGCCTGCAATTACGTTGATTGGCTTCGAATTGCCTGCATTGTTTGGCGGATCGCTTATTATTGAAAAGATTTTCAACTGGCCGGGAATTGGTCAGCTGTACATGCTATCCTTTTCGCTTCGGGATTACCCTCTGCTCATGGGCTTTACGATGCTGATTGCCATCTTGAGCGTCATTGGGACGCTGCTGTCCGATATTCTGTATCGTATCGCGGACCCGCGTGTGAAGGTGTAA
- the opp4C gene encoding oligopeptide ABC transporter permease — protein sequence MSSVSSNLSKSSGKLRIAAKSSMWRQALRQLFRNKLAMAGLLVVVFMFLICFIGPLFSPYADNKTNILMMNKAPNIHHWLGTDKLGRDVLTRVMQAGQISLTVGLASMVLSVFLGATLGVISAYFRGIADQIIMRIADLLLTVPSLPLLFIMGALLSDWKVPPDQRMYIVMLMLSLVNWLGIARMVRGQMLSLREREFMQAATVLGLSNRRKLFKHLFPNIMPLLIVIATLNIGGAILSESVLSFFGLGVLPTTPTWGNMIDAANNVLDFQQRPWMWIPPGLSIFATVIAINIFGDGLRDVLDPKHKR from the coding sequence ATGTCATCCGTTAGCAGTAATTTGAGCAAAAGCAGCGGCAAGCTGCGAATAGCTGCAAAATCTTCAATGTGGCGGCAGGCGCTGCGGCAGCTGTTCAGAAACAAGCTGGCTATGGCCGGGCTGCTCGTCGTTGTATTTATGTTTTTGATCTGTTTTATTGGTCCGTTATTTTCTCCCTATGCTGATAACAAAACGAATATATTGATGATGAACAAGGCACCGAACATCCATCACTGGCTGGGAACAGACAAACTGGGACGGGATGTGCTGACCCGTGTGATGCAGGCAGGCCAAATTTCCCTCACTGTGGGATTGGCATCTATGGTGTTGTCTGTCTTTTTGGGAGCTACGCTGGGCGTTATATCGGCGTATTTTCGCGGGATTGCGGATCAGATCATTATGCGTATCGCTGATTTGTTGCTGACCGTTCCGAGTTTGCCGCTGCTGTTCATTATGGGCGCGCTACTGTCCGACTGGAAGGTTCCCCCGGATCAACGTATGTATATCGTTATGCTGATGCTTAGTCTGGTCAATTGGCTAGGGATCGCGCGGATGGTGAGAGGTCAGATGCTTAGTTTGCGGGAGCGTGAATTTATGCAGGCTGCAACAGTGCTGGGACTGTCGAATCGACGCAAGCTGTTCAAGCATCTATTTCCTAATATTATGCCGTTGCTGATTGTTATCGCCACTTTGAACATTGGCGGAGCTATCCTGAGTGAATCTGTACTTAGTTTCTTCGGCCTTGGCGTGCTACCTACAACACCGACTTGGGGCAACATGATTGATGCGGCCAACAATGTGCTGGATTTTCAGCAGCGTCCGTGGATGTGGATACCGCCTGGCCTTTCCATTTTTGCTACGGTCATCGCCATTAATATTTTTGGTGACGGACTGCGGGACGTACTTGACCCGAAACATAAGAGGTAG
- a CDS encoding ABC transporter ATP-binding protein: protein MNNVLSIEHLSTHFYTEEGTVKAVDDVSFRVKLGETVCIVGESGCGKSITAMSIMGLIQSPGGKVAGGSIRFEDTDLLGLSRNEMRTIRGHEISMIFQEPMSSLNPVMTIGEQLSEPLVEHLKMGRKEAHKRALELIAQVGISRPEQIMKSYPHELSGGMLQRIMIAIAVSCGPKLLIADEPTTALDVTIQAQILDMLREFKAQSNMSLMLITHDLGVVAEMADYVIVMYAGKIVEEGEVVQLFNHPKHPYTQGLLKSKPVLNQRQKELYSIPGQVPNPLELTTSCYFHDRCGHCMDICQVKEPVLKEVSAQQKASCWLYEEAVVHG from the coding sequence ATGAACAATGTACTTTCGATTGAGCATTTAAGCACTCATTTTTATACAGAAGAAGGCACGGTCAAGGCGGTGGATGATGTCAGCTTCCGTGTGAAGTTGGGGGAGACGGTATGTATTGTCGGCGAATCAGGCTGTGGCAAAAGCATCACTGCGATGTCAATCATGGGCCTGATCCAGAGCCCCGGCGGTAAAGTGGCAGGCGGAAGCATCCGTTTTGAGGATACCGATCTGCTGGGGCTTAGCAGAAATGAGATGCGCACGATTCGCGGTCATGAGATATCTATGATTTTTCAGGAGCCGATGTCATCGCTGAATCCGGTCATGACCATTGGGGAACAGTTATCCGAGCCGCTAGTCGAGCATTTGAAAATGGGCCGCAAGGAAGCGCACAAGCGGGCGCTGGAGCTAATCGCACAGGTAGGCATTTCCCGACCTGAGCAGATTATGAAAAGCTATCCGCATGAGCTGAGCGGTGGAATGCTACAGCGCATCATGATTGCCATTGCCGTTTCCTGCGGACCCAAGCTACTCATTGCTGATGAGCCGACGACGGCGCTGGACGTAACGATACAGGCGCAAATTCTCGACATGCTGCGTGAATTCAAGGCGCAATCCAATATGTCGCTGATGCTGATCACCCATGATCTGGGCGTTGTTGCGGAAATGGCAGATTACGTCATTGTGATGTACGCAGGCAAGATTGTCGAGGAAGGCGAAGTGGTACAGCTATTTAATCATCCCAAGCATCCTTACACGCAAGGATTGCTAAAATCCAAGCCGGTGCTAAATCAGCGTCAAAAGGAACTGTACTCCATCCCTGGACAAGTGCCTAATCCACTGGAGCTGACAACATCCTGCTATTTTCATGACCGCTGCGGGCATTGCATGGATATCTGCCAAGTGAAGGAGCCTGTATTAAAAGAAGTTTCAGCACAACAAAAGGCATCCTGCTGGTTATATGAGGAGGCGGTTGTTCATGGCTGA
- a CDS encoding ABC transporter ATP-binding protein: protein MAEPLLEIDRLKTYFPVKSGFMNRTTGYVRAVDDISFTIRQGETFGLVGESGSGKSTVGRTIVRLTDKTDGTIKYKGVDLHSLSAKGMQELRPKIQLIFQDPYSSLNPRVRIGDAIGEALLDHGIATKEQVRQIVLDVLKLCGLSEYHIDRFPHEFSGGQRQRIGIARALALQPDLIIADEPVSALDVSIQAQIINLFSKLQAERGLTYLFISHDLSVVEHLCSRIGVMYLGSMVETASRDELFGNPLHPYTKALLSAVPIPVPKLKRERILLKGDIPSPVNPPSGCKFHTRCPFAIDRCSKEIPLYREARPDHWVACHLAE, encoded by the coding sequence ATGGCTGAGCCATTGCTGGAAATCGACCGCTTAAAAACGTATTTTCCGGTCAAGTCCGGGTTTATGAACCGTACAACGGGGTATGTGCGGGCGGTGGACGATATCAGCTTTACGATCCGTCAGGGGGAAACCTTCGGTCTGGTGGGCGAATCGGGAAGCGGCAAAAGCACGGTAGGCCGCACGATTGTCAGATTGACGGACAAGACGGACGGCACCATTAAATACAAAGGAGTGGACCTGCACAGCCTGTCCGCCAAAGGGATGCAGGAGCTCCGCCCTAAAATCCAGCTGATCTTTCAGGACCCGTACAGTTCACTGAACCCACGTGTGCGCATCGGAGATGCCATTGGGGAGGCGCTGCTGGATCACGGGATAGCGACGAAAGAGCAGGTCCGGCAGATTGTACTGGACGTGCTCAAGCTGTGCGGATTGTCGGAGTATCATATCGACCGTTTTCCGCATGAATTTTCGGGTGGTCAGCGCCAACGGATAGGCATTGCCCGGGCGCTGGCGCTCCAGCCGGATCTGATCATTGCAGATGAGCCGGTGTCGGCGCTGGACGTGTCCATTCAGGCGCAGATTATTAACCTGTTCTCCAAATTGCAGGCCGAGCGGGGGCTGACGTATTTGTTCATCTCGCATGATTTAAGCGTGGTGGAGCATCTGTGTTCCCGCATAGGAGTGATGTATTTAGGCTCCATGGTCGAAACCGCTTCGCGTGACGAGCTGTTCGGGAATCCGCTTCATCCATATACGAAGGCGTTGCTGTCGGCGGTACCGATCCCGGTGCCGAAGCTGAAAAGAGAGCGGATTTTGCTCAAAGGGGATATTCCAAGCCCGGTTAATCCACCTTCCGGCTGCAAATTCCATACTCGCTGTCCCTTTGCTATTGACCGCTGCTCCAAAGAAATTCCACTCTATCGTGAGGCTCGTCCAGATCACTGGGTGGCTTGCCATTTGGCTGAATGA
- the rpsN gene encoding 30S ribosomal protein S14 — translation MAKKSKVVKEKKRQEIVAKYADLRRELKAKGDYEALQKLPRDSSPTRLKSRCELTGRPRGYLRKFKLSRIAFRELAHKGQIPGVTKASW, via the coding sequence ATGGCTAAGAAGTCGAAAGTGGTTAAAGAGAAGAAACGTCAGGAAATCGTAGCTAAATATGCAGATCTGAGACGTGAATTGAAAGCAAAAGGGGACTACGAAGCATTGCAAAAGCTTCCGCGTGATTCTTCCCCGACTCGCCTGAAAAGTCGTTGCGAGCTGACAGGCAGACCGAGAGGATACCTGCGCAAATTCAAGCTGTCCCGTATCGCGTTCCGCGAGCTGGCTCATAAAGGCCAAATCCCAGGCGTTACGAAAGCCAGCTGGTAA
- a CDS encoding cation diffusion facilitator family transporter, with protein MDEQQKKDSFWSLVKKGNKSSGSAALGNTGIAIIKGIAFALTGSGSMFATMMHSIADAVNQVFVFAGSVLAEKKPTKRFPTGFGRVINLFCMVAVIVVTIMAYETALEGIHLLQHPAESTHGFWINVVVLILSLVVDGFVWSKAMKEVLHESRVEAKGFGIFTSAFRHVGRAAPPTRLVFYEDLVATTGGVLALLAVVVTSLTDFKLLDGISSILIGCLMVGVAFRVGYDNMVGLIGVSAPPDIEERVASIILADTHVTDIYQMRILQEGRYYHVEGLIELTPGMTLADADDIKFRVEDALLRDPNISDAALGILEDDGIKNWKPEKPKA; from the coding sequence ATGGATGAGCAGCAGAAAAAAGATTCATTTTGGAGTCTGGTGAAAAAGGGGAACAAGTCCTCAGGCTCGGCAGCACTGGGTAATACCGGTATTGCGATAATTAAGGGGATTGCTTTTGCCTTGACAGGCAGCGGTTCCATGTTTGCCACCATGATGCATTCGATTGCAGATGCGGTGAACCAGGTGTTTGTATTCGCGGGCAGTGTGCTGGCAGAGAAAAAGCCGACAAAACGCTTTCCTACCGGCTTTGGACGGGTAATTAACCTGTTTTGTATGGTCGCGGTTATTGTCGTGACGATCATGGCCTATGAAACTGCATTGGAAGGCATCCATTTGTTGCAGCATCCGGCTGAATCCACACATGGATTTTGGATTAATGTGGTGGTCCTGATTTTGTCTCTGGTGGTTGACGGGTTTGTATGGAGCAAAGCGATGAAGGAAGTGCTGCATGAATCCAGAGTGGAGGCGAAGGGTTTTGGCATTTTCACCTCTGCGTTTCGCCATGTGGGACGTGCTGCACCGCCAACTCGTCTGGTGTTTTATGAGGATTTGGTAGCAACAACGGGTGGTGTGCTTGCTTTGCTGGCGGTTGTGGTTACCTCGTTGACAGATTTTAAGCTGCTGGACGGGATATCGAGTATTCTCATCGGTTGTCTTATGGTAGGCGTTGCGTTTCGGGTTGGCTACGACAATATGGTGGGCTTGATTGGAGTATCTGCTCCCCCTGATATCGAAGAACGCGTGGCATCCATTATTCTTGCAGATACGCATGTGACGGATATTTACCAAATGCGTATTTTGCAGGAGGGACGCTACTATCACGTAGAAGGACTGATTGAGCTCACACCGGGAATGACACTGGCAGATGCGGACGATATCAAATTCAGAGTTGAGGATGCTTTGTTACGTGATCCTAATATCTCAGATGCAGCACTTGGTATTCTGGAGGATGACGGGATTAAAAACTGGAAACCAGAAAAGCCCAAAGCCTAG
- a CDS encoding glycosyl hydrolase — protein MNKLHTGSVYPWQTELEDFIERLDEQLEIGLNRVEDGWTHQRKLAVLEKLVRAYTPHQDENGAIIDPHSDSERYYSTPSYALAAAVLVKEGRHDLLESAAAALTHSIACVVEEKAPDHHPDFFPIMMMGAYRLLKNLLPEQAIAWKQRLSQIQPEDTYIFTMSKMKNPNRMINWNAIMISGEFMRAAEGIAADSEWMEAYIRSYHLPRFTGLGLYQDGPLDRPNSPFAYDIVTRFHLGVMLEAGYDGGCAPELRDHLHRGALSSLLALSPQGEIPPRGRSAQHQWNEAAAAFVFTTHAQQAFAAGEYGLAGAFRRAADLCWQAIGRWQTDEGKLHIVRNHYSSEARHGFEVYSNHTCYSLWTAAALAYTLLHGADLERISPCSIPAEMGSRVLETDGWFQTVIATVDGQQMLVQTSVNDPYNIPGIVRIQRSTLPPLIGPSSAGHADRGFTGFAEGDIFPLSYTPAWQTEDGKWHSLSEGIPGTLGFDRDGGIDPLDGGGSVQMEQSTTSDRETDFTLLWKGPFPGVWEIRTQYRQVPGKIEVTYELQGNIQAVGALIPLMAYDGQERSVIHHVMSAGEEKESIRVEYAGASLEVIPATKGTNVVWPEELASVACRNGLLKGARLECEGSHISFIIHLPA, from the coding sequence ATGAATAAACTGCACACAGGCAGCGTGTATCCTTGGCAGACGGAGCTGGAGGATTTTATAGAACGGTTGGATGAACAGTTGGAAATCGGGCTGAATCGAGTGGAGGACGGCTGGACTCACCAACGTAAGCTTGCTGTGCTGGAAAAGCTGGTTCGTGCTTATACCCCGCATCAGGATGAAAATGGGGCCATCATCGACCCTCATTCTGATAGTGAACGGTACTACTCAACTCCATCCTATGCTTTGGCAGCGGCGGTACTGGTCAAAGAAGGTCGGCATGACTTGCTCGAATCCGCTGCTGCGGCTTTAACACACAGCATAGCGTGTGTGGTGGAGGAAAAGGCCCCGGATCACCATCCGGACTTTTTTCCAATCATGATGATGGGGGCATATCGACTGCTCAAAAACCTGCTGCCAGAGCAGGCCATAGCATGGAAGCAGCGGTTGAGCCAGATTCAACCGGAAGATACCTACATTTTTACGATGAGCAAAATGAAAAATCCGAATCGTATGATCAACTGGAACGCGATTATGATTTCCGGTGAGTTTATGCGTGCGGCAGAAGGAATTGCCGCGGATTCGGAATGGATGGAGGCGTATATCCGTAGTTATCATTTGCCTCGATTTACCGGATTGGGATTGTATCAGGATGGTCCGCTGGACCGGCCCAATAGCCCGTTTGCCTACGATATCGTCACACGCTTTCACCTGGGCGTGATGCTGGAGGCGGGATATGATGGCGGCTGTGCCCCTGAACTGCGCGACCATCTTCACAGAGGGGCGCTCAGCTCGCTACTGGCGTTATCCCCGCAAGGGGAAATTCCACCGCGTGGAAGAAGCGCGCAGCATCAGTGGAACGAAGCTGCGGCGGCCTTCGTCTTTACGACACATGCGCAGCAGGCTTTTGCAGCGGGCGAGTACGGGCTGGCAGGGGCATTCCGGCGGGCAGCGGACCTGTGCTGGCAGGCGATTGGTCGCTGGCAGACCGACGAAGGCAAGCTGCATATCGTCCGCAACCATTATTCGTCCGAGGCTCGGCATGGCTTCGAGGTGTACTCGAACCATACCTGCTACAGTCTGTGGACGGCTGCTGCGCTGGCTTATACACTTCTGCACGGAGCGGATTTGGAGCGCATTTCACCATGCTCAATTCCGGCGGAAATGGGCAGCAGAGTGCTGGAAACGGACGGCTGGTTCCAGACGGTCATTGCGACCGTAGATGGGCAGCAAATGCTTGTGCAGACATCGGTCAATGACCCGTACAATATTCCCGGCATCGTGCGTATTCAGCGTTCCACGCTGCCTCCACTAATCGGTCCGTCCTCGGCAGGGCATGCAGACCGTGGCTTTACAGGCTTTGCGGAAGGGGATATTTTCCCGCTCAGCTATACCCCGGCCTGGCAAACGGAGGATGGGAAATGGCACAGCCTGTCGGAAGGCATTCCCGGCACGCTGGGGTTCGACCGAGATGGAGGTATTGATCCGTTGGACGGTGGGGGATCGGTACAGATGGAGCAAAGCACCACATCTGATAGAGAGACTGATTTTACGTTGTTGTGGAAGGGTCCGTTTCCGGGCGTGTGGGAAATTCGAACGCAATATCGGCAGGTACCCGGCAAAATTGAGGTGACATATGAGCTTCAAGGCAATATTCAGGCTGTGGGGGCACTTATTCCTTTAATGGCGTATGACGGTCAGGAACGCAGTGTCATTCACCATGTCATGTCGGCAGGTGAAGAAAAGGAAAGCATTCGGGTGGAATATGCAGGTGCGAGTCTGGAAGTTATTCCAGCAACGAAAGGAACGAATGTCGTGTGGCCAGAAGAACTGGCTTCTGTGGCCTGTCGGAATGGATTACTCAAGGGAGCACGTCTGGAATGCGAGGGTAGCCATATTTCTTTTATCATTCATTTGCCAGCATAA
- a CDS encoding glycoside hydrolase family 88 protein encodes MTETEAWLEQSWELALDKTLALAARLGNAFPHVAEGGRYDHREEEWWTAGFYPGLLWLINRARPASGAASIAQQCEERLEKVLYNSEAVDHDLGFIWLPSGVAAHRLTGDPESRRRGLLAANLLAARFNVNGRFIRAWNFHAKDMDTRGVAIIDSMMNLPLLYWASQESGDPRFAALAVQHADTVAREFVRADGSIAHMVEFDPEIGKKRAEHGGQGFAPGSAWARGTSWALYGFTLSYGYTRDSRYLKVAENTADFFLSQLGDACLPVWDFRAEEGHREAWDSSAAAIAASGLLELAKYSTRAEHFTTAAESILKGLHETCTAWEQDHEGLLMNGTVHYPEQKYINVPIIYGDYFFVEALAKLRGEDGLFSV; translated from the coding sequence ATGACTGAAACAGAAGCATGGCTGGAACAATCGTGGGAGCTGGCTTTGGATAAAACGCTTGCCTTGGCGGCAAGACTGGGGAACGCCTTTCCACATGTTGCAGAAGGTGGACGTTATGATCATCGTGAGGAAGAATGGTGGACGGCAGGCTTTTATCCAGGTTTGCTGTGGCTGATAAATCGAGCACGTCCTGCCAGCGGAGCTGCCAGCATTGCACAGCAGTGCGAGGAACGTCTGGAAAAGGTGCTCTACAATAGTGAAGCCGTAGACCATGATCTTGGCTTTATTTGGCTGCCCAGCGGTGTGGCAGCCCATCGGTTGACTGGAGATCCAGAATCCAGAAGACGTGGGCTGTTAGCCGCTAACCTGCTGGCTGCGCGTTTTAACGTGAATGGCCGTTTTATTCGCGCGTGGAATTTCCACGCCAAGGACATGGATACGCGGGGCGTAGCGATTATAGACAGTATGATGAATCTGCCCTTACTCTATTGGGCTTCGCAGGAAAGCGGGGACCCGCGTTTTGCCGCTCTGGCTGTGCAGCATGCCGATACCGTAGCGCGTGAGTTTGTCCGTGCTGACGGTTCGATTGCGCATATGGTCGAGTTCGATCCGGAGATTGGAAAAAAACGCGCCGAGCACGGCGGACAGGGATTTGCACCCGGCTCTGCCTGGGCACGTGGCACATCATGGGCTTTGTACGGTTTTACGCTTTCGTATGGGTACACACGCGATTCGCGTTATTTGAAGGTAGCCGAGAACACGGCAGACTTTTTCCTGTCCCAACTGGGCGATGCTTGCCTGCCTGTGTGGGATTTTAGAGCGGAGGAGGGGCACCGTGAAGCTTGGGATTCGTCTGCTGCGGCGATTGCAGCGAGTGGCCTGCTGGAGCTGGCAAAATATTCGACGCGTGCGGAGCATTTTACGACGGCAGCAGAATCCATTCTTAAGGGCTTGCATGAGACATGTACAGCATGGGAGCAGGATCATGAGGGACTGCTCATGAATGGAACTGTACACTATCCCGAGCAAAAATACATTAACGTTCCCATTATCTACGGCGATTATTTCTTTGTCGAGGCACTGGCAAAACTGCGTGGAGAAGATGGCTTGTTTAGTGTGTAA